A DNA window from Paramormyrops kingsleyae isolate MSU_618 chromosome 10, PKINGS_0.4, whole genome shotgun sequence contains the following coding sequences:
- the gprin1 gene encoding uncharacterized protein gprin1, with translation MEGPLVAETTSDISPLICEGIVSCNMNPVSKLPNFDETEDKCSTGKPQCTVNEMDRSSKDAEITSSSVMAQLEQTEASDSQDHTNINRRAKEVNFNLPSIEINEYTEENAMTICEMDNVKGSEIIDCDRQVSQCADLISQGSNHDSSFNGKDVSDNSLPSGSNGCETNTSNHYGIHDVDVGLPFNDSSFSENMEITSLQKGKGNNIGFSDLVTSKHYESETKSKMEMAEKENTFSQCDGIKQPNINLKELSPKKTGNEGILLETESMHSKVIQGDTGQQVSKHLCLVGQKLPEESKGKETKTTSICEFNGQSQVSKETKVFPSYSIPPNLSLSQKQHMETQVSLEVMCRSAATSPMTPPEGFAAAFFPYLSGKFENSCKELSLVSKKDAELQVGEMVNYRSVATAPMSPIVLSAPEDCPATQVKEVTQEEQPEPVQEVRWDEKGMTWEVYGAAVEVEVLGIAIQKHLEKQIKDHGKLPPLLVSTANSTTPADNDPSPPLSPPPVTVPCSNVSVKEPSKAEEKQEGKKKRRQRNPLRVGFRNMRRPRCCFRTNTIE, from the coding sequence ATGGAGGGTCCTCTTGTAGCAGAAACGACATCAGACATCAGTCCCCTCATATGCGAAGGAATCGTGAGCTGTAATATGAACCCAGTCTCGAAATTACCCAACTTTGATGAGACTGAAGACAAATGCAGCACTGGGAAGCCCCAGTGTACAGTTAACGAGATGGACAGGTCTTCAAAAGATGCTGAAATAACCTCTTCATCGGTAATGGCTCAACTGGAACAAACAGAAGCGTCAGACTCCCAGGATCACACAAATATTAATCGAAGAGCAAAGGAGGTTAATTTTAATTTACCATCAATAGAAATCAATGAATACACCGAAGAGAACGCCATGACTATATGTGAAATGGATAACGTAAAGGGCAGCGAAATAATAGATTGTGATCGGCAGGTTAGTCAGTGTGCTGATTTAATCAGTCAAGGTTCTAACCATGACTCCTCATTCAATGGGAAAGATGTCAGCGATAATTCTTTGCCATCGGGCTCCAATGGATGTGAGACTAATACTTCAAATCATTATGGTATACACGATGTTGATGTAGGACTGCCATTTAATGATTCATCTTTTAGTGAAAACATGGAAATCACAAGCCTTCAAAAAGGCAAAGGCAACAACATAGGGTTCAGTGACTTAGTCACCTCCAAACATTATGAGTCTGAGACAAAAAGCAAAATGGAAATGGCTGAAAAGGAGAATACCTTCAGTCAGTGTGATGGAATCAAGCAGCCAAATATAAACTTGAAGGAACTTTCTCCCAAGAAAACCGGCAATGAAGGTATTCTACTTGAAACTGAAAGCATGCATTCTAAGGTCATTCAGGGAGACACTGGACAACAAGTCTCAAAGCATTTGTGTCTTGTTGGGCAAAAACTGCCAGAAGAATCCAAAGGAAAGGAAACAAAGACCACCTCCATTTGTGAGTTTAATGGACAGTCTCAAGTATCCAAAGAGACAAAAGTTTTTCCATCATACTCAATTCCACCCAATCTCTCATTAAGTCAGAAGCAACACATGGAGACTCAAGTGAGTCTGGAGGTCATGTGCCGATCAGCTGCAACAAGCCCCATGACTCCACCAGAAGGTTTTGCTGCTGCCTTCTTTCCATACCTGTCTGGGAAATTTGAAAATAGCTGTAAAGAGTTGTCCCTAGTGTCGAAGAAGGATGCAGAGCTCCAAGTGGGAGAAATGGTGAACTATCGATCTGTCGCCACAGCACCTATGAGCCCAATTGTTCTCAGTGCTCCAGAGGACTGTCCAGCGACACAAGTGAAGGAGGTTACACAAGAAGAACAACCAGAACCTGTCCAGGAGGTACGCTGGGATGAGAAGGGCATGACGTGGGAGGTGTATGGAGCAGCTGTGGAGGTGGAAGTCCTGGGCATAGCCATCCAGAAGCACCTTGAGAAGCAGATCAAGGATCATGGAAAGCTTCCTCCACTCTTAGTGTCCACAGCTAATTCCACAACACCAGCTGATAACGATCCTTCACCTCCTCTGTCACCTCCTCCTGTCACAGTGCCATGCAGCAATGTCTCAGTAAAAGAGCCAAGCAAAGCTGAAGAGAAACaggagggaaagaaaaaaaggcGCCAACGTAATCCACTTCGCGTTGGATTCCGAAATATGCGACGACCACGTTGTTGCTTCCGCACTAACACAATCgagtga
- the adirf gene encoding adipogenesis regulatory factor isoform X2, translating to MASGRTSLEGLKNITQTSSKAGTDSAVQVVQDTVQKVAESAKETASAVADEASRQMQTAIDTAAGTASDAIEDFKQKLDPK from the exons ATGGCCTCTGGCAGGACGTCTTTGGAAGGGCTCAAAAACATCACCCAGACATCCAGCAAAGCTGGAACAGACTCTGCTG TTCAGGTGGTGCAGGACACTGTGCAGAAGGTGGCAGAATCTGCCAAGGAAACAGCCAGCGCTG TTGCAGATGAGGCCTCCAGACAGATGCAGACTGCCATAGACACAGCAGCAGGAACAGCAAGTGATGCTATCGAGGATTTTAAACAAAAACTGGATCCAAAGTGA
- the adirf gene encoding adipogenesis regulatory factor isoform X1 produces the protein MASGRTSLEGLKNITQTSSKAGTDSAGGAGHCAEGGRICQGNSQRWYSPRHSLNSHTLPGRTSAVADEASRQMQTAIDTAAGTASDAIEDFKQKLDPK, from the exons ATGGCCTCTGGCAGGACGTCTTTGGAAGGGCTCAAAAACATCACCCAGACATCCAGCAAAGCTGGAACAGACTCTGCTG GTGGTGCAGGACACTGTGCAGAAGGTGGCAGAATCTGCCAAGGAAACAGCCAGCGCTGGTATTCACCACGTCACTCGCTGAACAGTCATACACTTCCAGGACGTACCAGCGCTG TTGCAGATGAGGCCTCCAGACAGATGCAGACTGCCATAGACACAGCAGCAGGAACAGCAAGTGATGCTATCGAGGATTTTAAACAAAAACTGGATCCAAAGTGA
- the sncb gene encoding beta-synuclein isoform X1 → MDVLMKGFSKAKEGMAAAAEKTKEGVAVAAEKTKEGVMFVGSMTKDGVATVAEKTKEQASQLGGAVISGAGNIAAATGLVKKEDFPADMKPEELGQEAMEESMGDPMMEGESYAETPQQEQYQDYEPEA, encoded by the exons ATGGATGTTTTAATGAAGGGGTTTTCCAAGGCTAAAGAGGGGATGGCGGCCGCCGCGGAGAAGACGAAGGAGGGGGTGGCGGTGGCGGCAGAGAAGACTAAGGAGGGGGTCATGTTTGTAG GTAGCATGACCAAGGACGGTGTTGCGACTG TGGCTGAAAAGACAAAAGAACAGGCCTCACAGTTAGGTGGCGCTGTCATCTCCGGGGCCGGAAACATAGCGGCAGCCACTGGCCTGGTGAAGAAAGAGGATTTCCCAGCTGACATGAAG CCGGAGGAGCTGGGTCAGGAGGCCATGGAGGAGAGCATGGGAGATCCCATGATGGAGGGGGAGTCATATGCTGAAACTCCACAG CAGGAGCAGTACCAGGACTACGAACCAGAAGCATAA
- the sncb gene encoding beta-synuclein isoform X2: MDVLMKGFSKAKEGMAAAAEKTKEGVAVAAEKTKEGVMFVGSMTKDGVATVAEKTKEQASQLGGAVISGAGNIAAATGLVKKEDFPADMKPEELGQEAMEESMGDPMMEGESYAETPQEQYQDYEPEA; the protein is encoded by the exons ATGGATGTTTTAATGAAGGGGTTTTCCAAGGCTAAAGAGGGGATGGCGGCCGCCGCGGAGAAGACGAAGGAGGGGGTGGCGGTGGCGGCAGAGAAGACTAAGGAGGGGGTCATGTTTGTAG GTAGCATGACCAAGGACGGTGTTGCGACTG TGGCTGAAAAGACAAAAGAACAGGCCTCACAGTTAGGTGGCGCTGTCATCTCCGGGGCCGGAAACATAGCGGCAGCCACTGGCCTGGTGAAGAAAGAGGATTTCCCAGCTGACATGAAG CCGGAGGAGCTGGGTCAGGAGGCCATGGAGGAGAGCATGGGAGATCCCATGATGGAGGGGGAGTCATATGCTGAAACTCCACAG GAGCAGTACCAGGACTACGAACCAGAAGCATAA